From the Rhodococcus sp. NBC_00297 genome, one window contains:
- the topA gene encoding type I DNA topoisomerase, whose product MAAGDSTGNSSSGASGLRRLVIVESPTKAKKIAPYLGKNYVVEASVGHIRDLPRGAADVPAKYKGESWARLGVDVDHDFEALYVVSPEKKGKVAELKSLLKDADELYLATDPDREGEAIAWHLLETLKPKIPVRRMVFHEITEPAILAAAADTRELDTDLVDAQETRRILDRLYGYEVSPVLWKKVMPKLSAGRVQSVATRVIVQRERERMAFRSAEYWDISAQLDAGAEATPRAFGARLVNVDGSRVASGRDFGADGKLKSEGVTVLDEARARRLSEALDGVDLTVASVESKPYTRRPYPPFMTSTLQQEAGRKLRMSSERTMRIAQRLYENGYITYMRTDSTNLSASAIDAARRQATELYGPEYVHDTPRQYTRKVKNAQEAHEAIRPAGDSFATPGQLHSSLDTDEFRLYELIWQRTVASQMADARGTTLSLRISGTAGTGEECTFAASGRTITFAGFLKAYVESVDDQAGGQSDDAESRLPVLEQGQAVTATGLDPDGHTTNPPARFTEASLIKTLEELGIGRPSTYSSIIKTILDRGYVYKRGSALVPSWVAFSVIALLEAHFGRLVDFDFTAGMEDDLDAIAGGRERRGDWLSAFYFGGENGTEGSVARSGGLKKMVGQNLEDIDARVINSIHLFDDSEGRDVHVRVGRYGPYLERMVQNPDDPDGDPISQRANLPDDLPPDELTLEFAEKLFATPQEGRKLGVDPLSGHEIVAKEGRFGPYVTEVIPEEPEPTPDIVPVEQHSSDGGGGTAVATKTAKKAPAKKAAKKATAPKPRTGSLLKSMDLATVTLDDALKLLSLPRVVGVDPESKEEITAQNGRYGPYLKKGTDSRSLATEDQIFTVSLEEALKIYSEPKRRGRQGTATPPLRELGVDTVSGQPMVIKDGRFGPYVTDGEANASLRKGDEVGTITDERAMELLADRRARGPVKKKATKKAPAKKAPAKKAAAKKTPAKKAPAKKAAAKKTAAKKTPPAES is encoded by the coding sequence GTGGCAGCAGGAGACAGCACGGGGAACTCGTCGTCCGGCGCGTCCGGGCTTCGGCGTCTCGTGATCGTCGAGTCACCCACCAAGGCCAAGAAGATCGCGCCCTATCTGGGCAAGAACTACGTGGTCGAGGCCTCGGTCGGGCACATCCGAGATCTCCCGCGTGGTGCTGCAGACGTTCCGGCCAAGTACAAGGGCGAGTCCTGGGCTCGTCTCGGTGTCGACGTGGACCACGACTTCGAGGCTCTCTACGTCGTCAGCCCGGAGAAGAAGGGCAAGGTCGCCGAGCTCAAGAGCTTGCTCAAGGACGCCGACGAGCTCTACCTCGCCACCGACCCCGACCGCGAGGGCGAGGCCATCGCGTGGCATCTCCTCGAGACGCTCAAGCCGAAGATTCCGGTTCGACGGATGGTCTTCCACGAGATCACCGAGCCGGCCATCCTCGCCGCCGCCGCCGACACCCGCGAACTGGACACCGACCTCGTCGACGCCCAGGAGACGCGCCGCATCCTCGACCGCCTGTACGGCTACGAGGTCTCGCCGGTGCTGTGGAAGAAGGTCATGCCGAAGCTGTCGGCGGGCCGCGTCCAGTCGGTGGCCACACGTGTCATCGTGCAGCGCGAACGTGAGCGCATGGCGTTCCGATCGGCCGAGTACTGGGACATCTCGGCGCAGCTCGACGCGGGCGCCGAGGCGACGCCGCGGGCGTTCGGTGCGCGCCTGGTCAACGTCGACGGCTCTCGCGTCGCGTCGGGACGCGACTTCGGTGCCGACGGCAAACTCAAGTCCGAGGGCGTCACCGTTCTCGACGAGGCGCGCGCACGCCGGTTGTCCGAGGCTCTGGACGGTGTCGATCTGACCGTCGCGTCGGTCGAGTCCAAGCCGTACACGCGTCGTCCGTACCCGCCGTTCATGACCTCGACCCTGCAGCAGGAGGCCGGGCGCAAGCTCCGCATGTCCTCCGAGCGCACCATGCGTATCGCGCAGCGGTTGTACGAGAACGGCTACATCACCTACATGCGTACCGACTCGACGAACCTGTCGGCGTCGGCGATCGATGCCGCACGTCGCCAGGCCACCGAGTTGTACGGCCCGGAGTACGTGCACGACACTCCGCGGCAGTACACCCGGAAGGTCAAGAACGCCCAGGAGGCGCACGAGGCCATCCGCCCCGCGGGTGATTCCTTCGCGACTCCCGGTCAGTTGCACAGCTCGCTCGACACCGACGAGTTCCGGCTGTACGAGCTGATCTGGCAGCGCACCGTCGCCTCCCAGATGGCGGATGCGCGCGGAACCACTCTGTCGCTGCGTATCTCGGGCACCGCGGGTACCGGTGAGGAGTGCACCTTCGCCGCGTCGGGACGCACCATCACGTTCGCCGGCTTCCTCAAGGCTTACGTCGAGAGTGTCGACGACCAGGCCGGCGGACAGTCCGACGACGCCGAGTCCCGGTTGCCGGTTCTCGAGCAGGGACAGGCGGTCACGGCCACCGGTCTCGATCCCGACGGTCACACCACCAACCCACCGGCCCGCTTCACCGAGGCGTCGCTCATCAAGACGCTCGAGGAACTCGGCATCGGTCGCCCGTCGACGTACTCGTCGATCATCAAGACCATCCTCGACCGCGGATACGTCTACAAGCGCGGTAGCGCCCTGGTGCCGTCGTGGGTGGCGTTCTCCGTGATCGCGTTGCTGGAGGCGCACTTCGGCCGGTTGGTCGACTTCGACTTCACCGCAGGCATGGAGGACGACCTCGACGCCATCGCCGGTGGCCGCGAACGACGTGGAGACTGGTTGTCCGCCTTCTACTTCGGCGGTGAGAACGGCACGGAGGGGTCGGTCGCACGGTCCGGCGGACTGAAGAAGATGGTCGGCCAGAACCTCGAGGACATCGACGCCCGCGTCATCAACTCGATCCACCTGTTCGACGACTCCGAAGGTCGCGACGTACACGTCCGCGTCGGTCGCTACGGCCCGTACCTCGAACGGATGGTGCAGAACCCGGACGATCCCGACGGGGATCCGATCTCGCAGCGCGCCAACCTGCCCGACGACCTTCCGCCGGACGAGCTGACGCTCGAGTTCGCCGAGAAGCTGTTCGCGACTCCGCAGGAGGGTCGCAAGCTCGGTGTCGACCCGCTGTCGGGTCATGAGATCGTCGCCAAGGAAGGACGATTCGGGCCGTACGTCACCGAGGTCATCCCCGAGGAGCCCGAGCCCACCCCGGACATCGTTCCGGTGGAACAGCATTCGTCCGACGGGGGCGGCGGCACCGCCGTGGCCACCAAGACGGCGAAAAAGGCTCCCGCCAAGAAGGCCGCGAAGAAAGCGACCGCACCGAAGCCGCGAACGGGTTCGTTGCTCAAGTCGATGGATCTCGCGACGGTCACGTTGGACGACGCGCTGAAGCTGCTGTCGTTGCCGCGCGTGGTGGGCGTCGACCCCGAGAGCAAGGAAGAGATCACGGCGCAGAACGGGCGCTACGGTCCCTACCTCAAGAAGGGTACCGACTCCCGCTCGCTGGCCACCGAGGACCAGATCTTCACCGTCTCCCTCGAGGAGGCTCTGAAGATCTACTCCGAGCCCAAGCGTCGCGGACGTCAGGGTACGGCCACGCCGCCGCTGCGCGAACTCGGTGTGGACACTGTCAGTGGTCAGCCGATGGTGATCAAGGACGGCCGCTTCGGTCCGTACGTCACCGACGGTGAGGCCAACGCCAGCCTGCGCAAGGGCGACGAGGTGGGCACCATCACCGACGAGCGGGCCATGGAACTCCTCGCGGATCGTCGCGCTCGCGGGCCCGTGAAGAAGAAGGCCACCAAGAAGGCGCCGGCGAAGAAGGCTCCCGCCAAGAAGGCGGCAGCGAAGAAGACGCCGGCCAAGAAGGCTCCCGCGAAGAAGGCGGCCGCCAAGAAGACCGCTGCGAAGAAGACGCCGCCCGCCGAGTCCTGA
- a CDS encoding cold-shock protein — protein MAQGTVKWFNAEKGFGFIAPEDGSADVFVHYSEIQGSGFRTLEENQRVEFEVGQGTKGPQATGVRAV, from the coding sequence ATGGCACAGGGAACTGTGAAGTGGTTCAACGCCGAAAAGGGCTTCGGCTTCATCGCACCCGAGGACGGCTCCGCTGACGTCTTCGTCCACTACTCCGAGATCCAGGGCAGCGGCTTCCGCACCCTCGAGGAGAACCAGCGCGTGGAGTTCGAGGTCGGACAGGGCACCAAGGGCCCCCAGGCCACGGGCGTCCGCGCCGTCTGA
- a CDS encoding DEAD/DEAH box helicase produces the protein MLLGRALAGTSPGESPLTHAVELPGRESRYAAWPQWLEPAVVEVFQDCGIPQPWTHQAEAASLAWSGRNVVVSTGTASGKSLAYRMPVLSRLSTDARATALYLAPTKALGADQLRAAVDMTDSLAARGFPDIAPSAYDGDTPLEVRQWARANSRWIFTNPDMLHISLLKGHQRWAHFFRNLAYVVVDECHSYRGVFGSNVALILRRLRRIAARYGAAPVVVLASATASNPGAAASRLVGAPCEEITEDGSPHGPRTVALWEPPLLDVTGENGAPIRRAAGSEAARIMADLVVEGARTLTFVRSRRGAELTALGTARLLADVDPDLPQRIAAYRAGYLADDRRELERSLSDGTLLGVATTNALELGVDIAGLDAVVVAGFPGTVASFWQQAGRSGRRGQGSLVILVGRDDPLDTYLVHHPAALLDKPIEATVTDPTNPYVLGPQLLCAAMELPLTDDEVIELGAQDVAQSLADRGLLRRRPHGWYITADATPHAAVDIRGGIGSQIAIVDGSTGRMLGTVDAGRAPSTTHPGAVHIHQGESFVVDTLDFEDGLAVVHHEEPEWTTSAREITDIVIEDVHEQQSYGEVDVALVQVQVSHQVVGYLRRLPSGEILDSVELDMPMQELHTRAVMYTITPELLESAGVTAERVPGSLHAAEHAAIGLLPLVATCDRWDIGGVSTALHADTGLPTVFVYDGYDGGAGFADRGHAVIGTWLSATREAIASCECVSGCPSCVQSPKCGNGNDPLDKDGAVRVLDAVLACLEG, from the coding sequence ATGCTGCTCGGACGAGCGCTGGCGGGAACGTCGCCGGGAGAGTCTCCGCTGACCCATGCGGTGGAGCTGCCGGGACGTGAGTCCCGGTACGCCGCATGGCCGCAGTGGCTCGAGCCCGCGGTCGTCGAGGTCTTCCAGGACTGCGGGATCCCGCAGCCGTGGACCCACCAGGCAGAGGCCGCGTCGCTCGCGTGGTCGGGCCGCAACGTGGTGGTCTCGACGGGCACGGCATCGGGCAAGTCGCTGGCGTACCGGATGCCCGTGCTGTCCCGTCTGTCGACCGACGCGCGCGCCACCGCGCTCTACCTCGCGCCCACCAAGGCGCTGGGGGCAGACCAGCTTCGGGCTGCAGTGGACATGACGGACTCGCTCGCCGCGCGGGGCTTCCCGGACATCGCACCGAGTGCGTACGACGGCGACACACCCCTCGAGGTGCGCCAGTGGGCCCGGGCGAATTCACGGTGGATCTTCACCAACCCCGACATGCTGCACATCTCGCTGCTCAAGGGCCATCAGCGGTGGGCGCACTTCTTCCGCAACCTGGCGTACGTCGTCGTCGACGAATGTCATTCGTATCGAGGGGTGTTCGGCTCCAACGTCGCCCTGATCCTGCGACGACTCCGGCGCATCGCCGCGCGCTACGGCGCCGCGCCCGTCGTCGTTCTCGCGAGCGCCACCGCGTCGAATCCCGGGGCTGCGGCCAGTCGCCTGGTCGGTGCACCGTGCGAGGAGATCACCGAGGACGGATCTCCCCACGGTCCCCGGACCGTCGCCCTGTGGGAGCCACCGCTTCTGGACGTCACGGGTGAGAACGGGGCGCCGATCCGGCGCGCCGCCGGTTCCGAGGCCGCACGCATCATGGCCGACCTCGTCGTCGAGGGCGCCCGAACACTGACGTTCGTCCGTTCCCGACGCGGCGCGGAGCTGACGGCACTGGGTACCGCGCGGCTGCTCGCGGACGTCGATCCCGATCTGCCGCAGCGCATCGCGGCATACCGGGCCGGATACCTCGCCGACGACCGCCGCGAACTAGAGCGGTCGCTGTCCGACGGCACCCTGCTCGGCGTGGCCACCACCAACGCACTCGAGCTCGGCGTCGACATCGCGGGGCTCGACGCCGTCGTCGTCGCCGGCTTCCCGGGGACGGTCGCGTCGTTCTGGCAGCAGGCCGGCCGCTCCGGTCGCCGCGGCCAGGGATCGCTGGTGATCCTGGTGGGCCGGGACGACCCGCTCGACACGTACCTCGTGCACCATCCGGCCGCGTTGCTGGACAAGCCCATCGAGGCGACGGTCACCGATCCCACCAACCCCTACGTGCTGGGGCCACAGCTGCTCTGCGCGGCCATGGAACTCCCGCTGACCGACGACGAGGTGATCGAGCTCGGCGCTCAGGACGTCGCGCAGTCCCTCGCGGACCGGGGTCTGCTCCGCCGTCGGCCGCACGGGTGGTACATCACCGCGGACGCGACCCCCCATGCGGCGGTGGACATCCGGGGCGGTATCGGGTCGCAGATCGCGATCGTCGACGGCTCCACCGGACGCATGCTCGGCACCGTCGACGCCGGCCGCGCGCCCTCGACGACCCACCCCGGCGCTGTCCACATACATCAGGGCGAGTCGTTCGTCGTGGACACGCTCGACTTCGAGGACGGCCTCGCGGTGGTGCACCACGAGGAGCCCGAGTGGACCACCTCGGCGCGCGAGATCACCGACATCGTGATCGAGGACGTGCACGAACAGCAGTCGTACGGGGAGGTCGACGTCGCGCTGGTGCAGGTCCAGGTGAGCCACCAGGTGGTCGGATACCTCCGCAGACTGCCGTCCGGAGAGATTCTCGACTCCGTGGAACTCGACATGCCGATGCAGGAACTCCACACGCGCGCAGTCATGTACACGATCACGCCGGAGTTGCTCGAGTCCGCCGGCGTGACCGCCGAACGTGTCCCCGGGTCGCTCCACGCGGCGGAGCACGCGGCCATCGGTCTGCTGCCCCTCGTCGCGACATGCGACCGATGGGACATCGGCGGCGTGTCGACGGCACTGCACGCCGACACCGGCCTGCCGACGGTCTTCGTCTACGACGGGTACGACGGTGGCGCCGGATTCGCCGACCGCGGCCACGCCGTCATCGGCACCTGGCTCTCCGCGACCCGCGAGGCCATCGCGTCGTGCGAGTGTGTCTCGGGGTGCCCGTCCTGCGTGCAGTCACCCAAGTGCGGCAACGGAAACGATCCGTTGGACAAGGACGGCGCCGTGCGCGTGCTCGACGCCGTCCTCGCCTGTCTGGAGGGTTAG
- a CDS encoding cytochrome P450, translating into MSRVADVKDEARSRLRWFAVHGVVRFFAKRGIKIGDPQAKLIADPVTRANPGVVYQEIRDRGKIVKGRVAYLTVDHGLIFDLLRSDDYRTVVVGGNLPKPLRAIERRTRTAALHPLAPPSLLSVEPPSHTRYRKLVSSVFTARAVNAMRDNVQQVADTLLDELVAAGGGTVDIVSSYCAKLPVAVIGDILGVPEADRDKVLEFGELAAPSLDVGLTWSQFREVEQGLEGFDRWLATHIAGLRDNPGDDLMSQLIAASEDGVYLNDRELRATAGLVLAAGFETTVNLLGSGINLLMNNPDQLARLQDDPSLWGTAVDEMLRLESPVQMTARVAKGSVTLEGMDLEAGDLVVCVLAAGNRDPQVFDDADTFDVGRSNANKHLSFSGGRHYCLGAALARAESEVGLRTLFDRFPHLSSAGTGVKRDTRVLHGFRTLPVALGEPATVSA; encoded by the coding sequence ATGTCGAGAGTGGCGGACGTCAAGGACGAGGCACGATCGCGGCTGCGGTGGTTCGCGGTGCACGGAGTGGTGCGCTTCTTCGCCAAACGCGGCATCAAGATCGGTGACCCGCAGGCCAAGCTCATCGCCGATCCGGTGACTCGCGCGAACCCCGGTGTCGTCTACCAGGAGATTCGCGACCGGGGAAAGATCGTCAAGGGCCGCGTCGCCTACCTCACCGTCGACCACGGGCTGATCTTCGACCTCCTGCGCTCGGACGACTACCGCACCGTCGTCGTGGGCGGCAATCTCCCGAAGCCGCTGCGGGCGATCGAGCGTCGCACCCGAACCGCCGCTCTGCACCCGCTGGCGCCGCCGTCGCTGCTGTCGGTCGAGCCGCCCTCGCACACCCGCTACCGCAAGCTGGTGTCGTCGGTGTTCACCGCGCGCGCCGTCAACGCGATGCGCGACAACGTGCAGCAGGTGGCCGACACGCTTCTCGACGAACTCGTGGCTGCGGGCGGCGGCACGGTCGACATCGTGTCGTCGTACTGCGCCAAGCTTCCGGTCGCCGTCATCGGTGACATCCTCGGCGTGCCGGAGGCGGACCGCGACAAGGTGCTCGAGTTCGGCGAACTCGCGGCGCCCAGTCTCGACGTCGGTCTGACGTGGTCGCAGTTCCGCGAGGTCGAGCAGGGCCTCGAGGGCTTCGACCGGTGGCTCGCCACCCACATCGCGGGATTGCGCGACAACCCGGGCGACGATCTGATGAGTCAGCTCATCGCGGCGTCCGAGGACGGGGTGTACCTGAACGATCGGGAACTCCGTGCCACCGCGGGTTTGGTGTTGGCGGCAGGGTTCGAGACGACGGTCAACCTGCTCGGCAGCGGCATCAATCTGCTGATGAACAACCCCGACCAGCTCGCGCGACTGCAGGACGATCCGTCGCTGTGGGGAACGGCCGTCGACGAGATGCTGCGGCTCGAGTCGCCGGTGCAGATGACGGCCCGCGTCGCGAAGGGTTCCGTCACCCTCGAAGGCATGGACCTCGAGGCCGGCGATCTGGTGGTGTGCGTCCTCGCGGCCGGTAATCGGGACCCGCAGGTCTTCGACGACGCCGACACCTTCGACGTCGGTCGGTCCAACGCCAACAAGCACCTGTCGTTCTCGGGTGGGCGCCACTACTGCCTCGGCGCCGCACTCGCGCGCGCGGAGAGCGAGGTGGGACTGCGCACGCTGTTCGACCGCTTCCCGCATCTGTCGTCCGCCGGCACCGGCGTCAAGCGGGACACCCGTGTGCTGCACGGGTTCCGCACGCTACCGGTGGCGCTCGGCGAACCGGCCACCGTGTCTGCCTAA
- a CDS encoding DUF998 domain-containing protein has protein sequence MTLRRSVASLWIATVLYWPMQVIVSRSWTTPYSWRDDVISALGAATCTDYCSPDHVVMNATFVAVGGATAAGAALLVRPWVGIARTGWILVALSGLATCAVGFLPMDVAPVPHTVAAQVHFGLQLAGMLCVARSVGRVASRFTYACSAIAVVGGIAFLSPGKWGLGSGVTERLALDTLNVWTIGMGVLLLARSWNPGPGIRGR, from the coding sequence ATGACCCTGCGTCGGAGCGTCGCCTCCTTGTGGATCGCCACAGTCCTCTACTGGCCGATGCAAGTGATCGTCTCGCGTTCCTGGACCACCCCGTACAGCTGGCGTGACGACGTCATCAGCGCCCTCGGTGCGGCGACGTGCACCGACTACTGCTCGCCCGATCACGTCGTCATGAACGCGACGTTCGTCGCCGTGGGCGGCGCCACCGCAGCGGGCGCGGCGCTCCTGGTACGTCCCTGGGTGGGCATCGCACGGACGGGGTGGATCCTCGTGGCGCTCTCCGGTCTCGCGACGTGCGCCGTCGGGTTCCTCCCGATGGACGTCGCACCGGTCCCCCACACCGTCGCGGCGCAGGTGCACTTCGGCCTGCAGCTCGCCGGAATGCTGTGTGTCGCAAGATCCGTCGGGCGAGTCGCCTCGCGATTCACCTACGCCTGCAGTGCGATCGCCGTGGTGGGCGGCATCGCCTTCCTCAGCCCCGGGAAGTGGGGACTGGGCTCGGGTGTCACCGAGCGGCTCGCCCTCGACACCCTGAACGTGTGGACCATCGGCATGGGCGTGCTCCTGCTGGCGCGATCGTGGAATCCAGGCCCCGGAATCCGGGGTCGATAG
- a CDS encoding Rv3654c family TadE-like protein, with protein sequence MDDRGSATVLGAFVTAALVVVTAAVVSVGAAVSARHQAQSAADLAALAGAAALTSGSEAGCAAATASAARMDAVLDGCAVEEWDVQVRVRVRIALLRLGERDAVASARAGPVKE encoded by the coding sequence GTGGATGACCGCGGTTCGGCGACTGTGCTGGGAGCGTTCGTCACGGCGGCGCTGGTGGTGGTGACCGCGGCGGTGGTCTCGGTGGGTGCCGCCGTCTCGGCCCGTCATCAGGCGCAGTCGGCGGCGGACCTCGCTGCGCTGGCGGGTGCCGCCGCACTGACGTCGGGGTCCGAGGCGGGGTGCGCGGCGGCGACGGCGTCGGCTGCCCGGATGGATGCGGTGCTGGACGGATGCGCGGTGGAGGAGTGGGACGTGCAGGTCCGGGTGCGAGTGCGGATCGCGCTGCTGCGCTTAGGGGAGAGGGATGCGGTGGCCTCTGCGCGGGCGGGGCCGGTGAAGGAGTGA
- a CDS encoding TadE family type IV pilus minor pilin, translating to MTVEAALAISSIVAVLVLCLGALVTVTEHIRCIDAAREGARLSALGDESAVTSATVVAPPGARVTVSRVGDLVTVRVEASSPLPGLTVSASAVATAEPTGG from the coding sequence GTGACGGTCGAGGCGGCGCTGGCGATCTCGTCGATCGTCGCCGTCCTGGTGTTGTGCCTCGGTGCGCTGGTCACCGTCACCGAGCACATCCGGTGCATCGACGCGGCGCGGGAGGGTGCCCGGCTCTCGGCGCTCGGAGACGAGAGCGCGGTGACGTCGGCGACGGTGGTGGCCCCGCCCGGTGCGCGGGTGACGGTGTCGCGCGTCGGCGATCTGGTGACGGTGCGGGTGGAGGCGTCGTCGCCGCTGCCGGGGTTGACGGTGTCGGCGAGTGCGGTGGCGACGGCGGAGCCGACGGGTGGATGA
- a CDS encoding helix-turn-helix domain-containing protein: protein MNTPSTEAVFVKPSDLAERWATPVHTIHRLCARGEIPHMRIGKLIRIPLDAIYVYERLTLRWPTTLDHEKITAVIRGTATPNTRRRRPLPAHPSPVDVMGEPKKF, encoded by the coding sequence GTGAATACGCCATCCACGGAAGCTGTCTTTGTCAAGCCGTCCGACCTAGCAGAACGCTGGGCAACGCCCGTCCACACCATCCACCGACTCTGCGCGCGCGGCGAGATACCGCACATGCGCATCGGCAAGCTCATCCGGATACCACTGGACGCCATCTATGTCTACGAACGACTTACCCTCCGGTGGCCCACCACCCTCGACCACGAGAAGATCACCGCCGTCATCCGCGGCACAGCGACACCTAACACGCGCCGCCGACGCCCGCTCCCCGCGCATCCATCCCCAGTCGACGTCATGGGGGAGCCGAAAAAATTCTGA